The genomic window CCATCGAGCCGCGGCACGGGTGGAACCGGAGCCCGACCTCGCGGGCCGCCTCGACCTGGGCGGCCATCAGGTCCCCGCTTCCGGCGGGGTGGACGTAGTGGTGGTCGGTGCTGGTGGTGCAGCCGGACAACGCCAGCCAGCCGAGGCCGGCGCCGGTGGTCGCGGCGACCAGGTCCGCGTCCAGCCCGGCCCAGATCGGGTAGAGCTCGGTGAGCCAGCCGAAGAGGTTCTCCTGCTGGGCCAGGCCACGGGTGGCCCACTGATAGAGGTGGTGATGCGTGTTGACCAGGCCCGGGGTGGCGAGGCAGCCGGTGCCGTCCACCCGCCGCGCCGAATCGTCGTAGTGTCCGGCGTAGCCTGGACCGACCGCCACGATCCGCCCGTCGTCGATCACCACGTGCCCGTCGGCGTATTCGGTGCGGTCGGCGTCGACCGTGGCGATCGCGCAACCCTCGATGATGATCATCTCGGCCCGCCCGGCGCGGGAACCGGCATGGCGCCCGGCGCCGAGGGCGGCGCCGCGGCGGCCAGGCGTACGGCTTCCATGATCTTTTCGTAGCCCGTGCACCGGCACAGGTTGCCGGCGAGCGCCTCGCGGATGTCGGGATCGGCCGGGGCCGGCACGCGGGCCAGCAGGTCGTGCACCGCGACGATCAGGCCCGGCGTGCAGAATCCGCACTGGACGGCTCCGGCCTCGAGAAAGGCGCGCTGCACCCGGTCCAGCGTCCCGTCCGGGCCGGACAGCCCCTCCACGGCCACCACCTCGCGTCCCTGCGCCTGGCCGGACGCCACCAGGCAGGCGCAGACCGGAAGACCATCGAGGTAGACCGTGCACGAGCCGCATTCCCCCTGCTCGCAGGCGTTCTTCGCGCCCGGCAGGCCGAGCCGCTCGCGCAGCAGATAGAGCAGACTCTCCCCCGGCCACACGCCGTCGGCCTCCCGCTGTTCGCCGTTGATCCGGCAACTCACCCTCACGGGCCCTCCCTCCGGTACTCCTCCCACGCCCACACGAGGGTGCGGCGGGCCAACACGGACAGCGCGTGCCGGCGGTAGGCGGCGCTGCCGCGTACGTCGTCGATCGGGGCGGCGGCCGCGACCACCAGTTCGCCGAAGCGGCGGATGAGAGGGTCGGGCAGTCCCGCTCCCGTCTGCCATGGCAACTCGCCGGCGAGAAACCGCTCGGCGTCGACAGCGCGCAGCGGAGTCGGGCCGGCCGAACCGATCCCAGTGCCGACCTCGCCGGTAGCCGGACGCAGCGCGAGCGCGAACGAACACACCGCGATAACCATGGCGTTGCGGGTGCCGATCTTCGCGAACTGGTGCCGCCCCCGCTCCATCGGCAGCAGGAACGCCGCGATCAACTCGTCCGGTGCCCGTACGCTGCGCTTCGGCCCGGTGAAGAACTCGGCCACCGGCAGCCGGCGGACGCCGCGCACCGAGGCAAGCTCCACCAGCCCGCCGGCCGCCAGCAGTGGCGGAAGGGCGTCGCCCGCGGGCGACGCCGAGCCCAGGTTCCCGCCGACCGTGCCCCGGTTGCGGATCTGCGGCGACCCCACGGTCCGGGCAGCCATCGCCAGCCCCGGCATCCGGTCGCCGAGCTCCGCGATGATCCGCCGGTAGGTCACCCCGGCACCGACCCGGAGCAGACCACCGTCGGTGCCCCACTCGACCAACTCCCCGATCCGAGTCAGATCCAGCAGGGCGGGCGGCCGACGGCGATCGAAGTTCAGCTCGACCATCACGTCGGTGCCGCCGGCGATCGGCACCGCCTCGGGGTACGCGGCCTTCGCGGCGAGCGCCTCGGCCCAGCTCGTGGGCGACAGGAAATCCATCACGACGACCCCGGCTCCGCACGCTGGACCGTGCCCTCGATCAGCCCGTACGGCCGGTCCGTGGCGACGAACACCTCACCCGGGTTGTCCAGCCCGAAGGGCGCGAGGTCCACGAGCAGGTGGTGCTTGTTGGGCAGCGACAGGCGCACCTCGGCGATCTCCGGACGCTCCTCGAGCACCCGGCGTCCCATCGCGTACAGGGTCTGCTGCAGCGACAGGCTGTACGTCTCGACGAACGCCGCGACCAGCGCCGCCCGCACCCCGGCGTACGACCCGGCCCAGTCGCCCTCGACGCCGGCGTGTCGCCAGCGGGCGTTCACCTCGGTGGCGAGGATCCGGTCCTTCGCCTCCGGCAGCGTGGTGTACGGGTCCTTCACGTACCCGGTGAACTCCGAGTCGGTCGAATTGAGCACCACCAGTCCGGTCACGCCGGACTCCACCACCGTCGCCGACTCGGTGACGGTGACCGTGGCGGTACGCGTCGCGCCGCCGGCCCGCTGGAAGGAGTGCGGACCGAGCCGCTGCCAGGCGTACTCGGACAGGTCGACCCGGGCCCGGCTGATCGCGGCCTGCGAGGAGACGAAATGCCGGGCGAGCAGCAGCCCGAAGTCCTCGATCTGGTCGACCCCGTGCTGCCGGGCGAAGGCGTAGACCGTGTTCTTCTGCGAGTCGGTCGGCAGGACCTGACTGTTGTCACCGGTCAGGTGGGTGGCGGCGAGGTCACCGGCGAGCACCACCGTGACGGTGAGGTCCCGCAGCTCGTGCCGCGGGCCGCCGCGTTCCACCCGCACCAGTCGCGTCTCGGCCTTGCCGTACTGGTTGGCTCCGAGCACGATCGTCATGCTCAACTCCCCAAATAGGTGGTGTAGCCGTAGTTGCTCAGCAGCAGCGGCACGTGGTGGTGCCTGTCCGGGTCGCGGACCTGGAAGGCGACCGTGATCTCCGGGAAGAACGCAGCGAAGCCGACGTAGGCCTCGACGAAGAACACCAGCCGGTAGCCGCCGGCCCGCCACTCACCCGCCGGTACCCAGTCCCGCAAACGCCCGTCGCCATCCGTGCGCGCCTCGGCCACCGGTGTCCAGCCTCCGCCGTCGCGCCGGTCAAGTCGCACCCGGACGTCCCTGGCGGGTTCTCCGCGCCCGGTGTCGAGGACGTGGGTGGAGATCCCGGCGAATCGGCGTGTCATGTTCAGCAGCCCCTCGAGCCGAAGCAGGGCGATCTTGCGCAGTTCCTCCCGCACCACACGGCGCTCGGCCTCGTCGTCGTTCGCGAGCCGCTCCCGGGCCGCGGCGAGCAGTTCACTCTGGCTGCGCCCGCTGGCGCAGATCAGGAAAAGGTGCCCGAAGCGCTGCTCGTACTCCCGGTTCGCCTCGGCGAGCGCGGCCCGCGTTGCGGCGTCGGCGCCGGCGACGCCGGCCTGCTCGCGACGCGACCACACCGACTCGCGATCCGAGCCGGTGGGACGCTCGCCGATGCGCGGATGGGCCGCGAGCGCCTGGGCCACCTCGGTCCAGGTCAGCCGCCGCAGCCCGGCGTCGGCCGCCGCCAGCAGTGCGTCGAGATCCGGGTACGGCCGCGCGGCGACCACCCCCCGCGCCCAGCCCGGCACCGCGCAGCAGGCGAGTACGTCCCGCTCGGCGTCGGCCGCCGGGCGGGCGTTGAAGCTGGCGACGGCCTCGCTGACTGCGTTGATGGTGAGCACCTCTCCCCCAGTTGTGGAGAAGTACAGCAATCGGCTGGCGCGCGATGAAGCGACGAGAGGACCGAATCCGAAACATGTCCGCCGTACGTTCTTCGTAGGTTTCTCCAAATGAGCGT from Micromonospora kangleipakensis includes these protein-coding regions:
- a CDS encoding (2Fe-2S)-binding protein — protein: MRVSCRINGEQREADGVWPGESLLYLLRERLGLPGAKNACEQGECGSCTVYLDGLPVCACLVASGQAQGREVVAVEGLSGPDGTLDRVQRAFLEAGAVQCGFCTPGLIVAVHDLLARVPAPADPDIREALAGNLCRCTGYEKIMEAVRLAAAAPPSAPGAMPVPAPGGPR
- a CDS encoding FAD binding domain-containing protein; amino-acid sequence: MDFLSPTSWAEALAAKAAYPEAVPIAGGTDVMVELNFDRRRPPALLDLTRIGELVEWGTDGGLLRVGAGVTYRRIIAELGDRMPGLAMAARTVGSPQIRNRGTVGGNLGSASPAGDALPPLLAAGGLVELASVRGVRRLPVAEFFTGPKRSVRAPDELIAAFLLPMERGRHQFAKIGTRNAMVIAVCSFALALRPATGEVGTGIGSAGPTPLRAVDAERFLAGELPWQTGAGLPDPLIRRFGELVVAAAAPIDDVRGSAAYRRHALSVLARRTLVWAWEEYRREGP
- the uraD gene encoding 2-oxo-4-hydroxy-4-carboxy-5-ureidoimidazoline decarboxylase encodes the protein MLTINAVSEAVASFNARPAADAERDVLACCAVPGWARGVVAARPYPDLDALLAAADAGLRRLTWTEVAQALAAHPRIGERPTGSDRESVWSRREQAGVAGADAATRAALAEANREYEQRFGHLFLICASGRSQSELLAAARERLANDDEAERRVVREELRKIALLRLEGLLNMTRRFAGISTHVLDTGRGEPARDVRVRLDRRDGGGWTPVAEARTDGDGRLRDWVPAGEWRAGGYRLVFFVEAYVGFAAFFPEITVAFQVRDPDRHHHVPLLLSNYGYTTYLGS
- the pucL gene encoding factor-independent urate hydroxylase, with amino-acid sequence MTIVLGANQYGKAETRLVRVERGGPRHELRDLTVTVVLAGDLAATHLTGDNSQVLPTDSQKNTVYAFARQHGVDQIEDFGLLLARHFVSSQAAISRARVDLSEYAWQRLGPHSFQRAGGATRTATVTVTESATVVESGVTGLVVLNSTDSEFTGYVKDPYTTLPEAKDRILATEVNARWRHAGVEGDWAGSYAGVRAALVAAFVETYSLSLQQTLYAMGRRVLEERPEIAEVRLSLPNKHHLLVDLAPFGLDNPGEVFVATDRPYGLIEGTVQRAEPGSS